TGAACCGCAAGGGTGTGCTACACGACATCTTCCTGAAGGTGCATAAAGGCGAGATCGTCGGACTGGCGGGACTGGTGGGAGCAGGACGTACCGAGCTCGCGCGTGCCATCTTCGGGGCAGACCCTATCGACAGCGGTGAGATACTGCTCGAGGGTAAGCCGGTGCGCATCCGCTCTCCACAGGACGCTATCCGAATGGGTATCGGCTTGATGACTGAAGACCGCAAGACATTAGGGCTTATCCTCAACATGACCGTGCGTGAGAACAACACACTGGCGAACCTGAAGGCTTTAACACGACTGGGTTTCGTGCAGCTGCGTCGGGAACGACAGGTCGCCGAGCAGTACGTGCGTGACCTGATGATACGAACGCCTTCTATCGAGCAGGCAGTGAAGAACCTCTCCGGCGGCAACCAGCAGAAGGTGGTGCTGGCGAAATGGCTGTTCACTCGCTCGAAGGTGCTGATATTCGACGAGCCAACGCGCGGTATCGACGTCGGTGCGAAGGCGGAAATCTACCAGCTGATGAACCGCCTCGCCGAGCAGGGAGTAGCGATCCTGATGATTTCCAGCGAGCTGCCGGAGGTGCTGGGCATGAGCGACCGCATTCTGGTGATGCATCAGGGGCGGATCGCAGGCGAGCTCTCACGCGAGGAAGCTACCCAGGAGCGCATCATGCATCTGGCTACTGGTGGTGGGTAAAAACCATGAACCAGCATAATTCTCCTGCTGGAGCAAGCCGAGCGTCGGCTGCAGGAGGGTGATGAAGGCATGTAGATTCGCGTGAGGGTACTTCGGGCGATTTTTTCTCTCACTTCGCGTCGGTGCGTCGGGTGTGGCTTTCGGGTGTACGCGCGACAGATATCGCCGTCATTTCTCCCGAAATGTCCCCGCCTGCATGCAGGAATCTGCTCACCGGGCACGAAACAGAACATCACAGACCGACCACAGGAGGAACAGCATGGCGTTCAAACAGTCTTTCTCGTGGTGGTGCTTTGCCGGACGCCCGGATATCGGAGGAGATGCTGTCAAACTGCTCAAGGGTGCGAAAGCCATTGGCTACGAGGGAGTAGACCTTGTTCCCGGCGACATCCTGAACCTTGTCAAGGAGCATGGTCTGGAGATAGCCAGCTACGTAGGGCACGCTTCGCTCACCGACGGGCTGAACCGCCGTGAGAACCATCAGCGTATCGCCGACGAGCTGCACCGCAATATCGAACTGGCGAAACAGTACGGCATTCCCAACCTGGTGTGCTTCTCCGGCAATCGCAGCGGATTGGACGACGAACGCGGCGCAGAGATTACTGCCGAAGGCTTGAAACTGGTGGCAAAAGCGGCGGAGGAAGCGGGGGTGTTGCTGGTGGTGGAGCTGCTCAACTCCAAAGTAGACCACAAGGACTATCAGTGCGATCACACCGCATGGGGCGTGAAGGTGTGCCAGATGGTAGGCTCGCCAGCGGTAAAGCTGCTGTACGATATTTACCACATGCAGATTATGGAAGGAGACATCATCCGCACCATTCGCGAGAACATCCAATGGATTGGGCATATCCATACTGCAGGTAACCCGG
This Armatimonadota bacterium DNA region includes the following protein-coding sequences:
- a CDS encoding hydroxypyruvate isomerase; this translates as MAFKQSFSWWCFAGRPDIGGDAVKLLKGAKAIGYEGVDLVPGDILNLVKEHGLEIASYVGHASLTDGLNRRENHQRIADELHRNIELAKQYGIPNLVCFSGNRSGLDDERGAEITAEGLKLVAKAAEEAGVLLVVELLNSKVDHKDYQCDHTAWGVKVCQMVGSPAVKLLYDIYHMQIMEGDIIRTIRENIQWIGHIHTAGNPGRNDMDETQELYYPAIARAIKDTGYDRWVGHEFIPKGNDTFAALRRAYEQFKV